From one Equus asinus isolate D_3611 breed Donkey chromosome 5, EquAss-T2T_v2, whole genome shotgun sequence genomic stretch:
- the SMCO1 gene encoding single-pass membrane and coiled-coil domain-containing protein 1: MNNETTTLISLKEAMKRVDHKLQALEAQFKELDFTKDNLTQKFEHHSKTLASQAAQDELWTAVLALRFTSMELNILYSYVIEVLICLHTRVLEKLPDLVRGLPTLASVLRRKVKNKRIRIVWESVLEESGLQEEDITALCTFFIAHGNKAEHYTSKVRQMYIRDVNFMITNMVNNQALQDALLRAVQVTEKGKAVKAPAEQKSSLKELIPSVKN, translated from the exons ATGAACAATGAAACCACAACCCTGATATCCTTAAAGGAGGCAATGAAAAG AGTAGACCACAAACTCCAAGCTTTAGAAGCACAGTTCAAAGAACTGGACTTCACCAAGGATAATCTGACACAGAAATTTGAACATCATAGCAAAACGTTGGCAAGCCAGGCAGCCCAAGATGAGCTGTGGACAGCAGTTCTGGCACTCAG GTTCACTTCAATGGAATTGAATATTTTATACAGCTATGTCATTGAAGTACTCATCTGTTTGCACACTCGTGTGCTTGAGAAGCTGCCAGATCTGGTGAGAGGTCTTCCCACCTTAGCCTCTGTCCTTAGACGAAAAGTTAAGAACAAGCGCATTAGAATCGTCTGGGAGTCTGTCCTGGAGGAGTCTGGGCTGCAGGAAGAAGATATCACAGCACTGTGTACCTTCTTTATTGCACATGGTAACAAGGCAGAACACTACACTTCTAAAGTGAGGCAGATGTACATCAGGGATGTCAATTTCATGATCACTAACATGGTAAATAACCAAGCTCTGCAGGATGCCTTGCTGAGGGCTGTTCAGGTCACTGAGAAGGGAAAAGCAGTGAAGGCCCCTGCAGAGCAAAAGTCATCTCTAAAAGAATTGATACCATCAGTCAAAAACTAA